In Mammaliicoccus sp. Marseille-Q6498, the genomic stretch TAATATAGAAGTTTTAGAATCTACAAATATTCCTACAATGCCAGAAATTATGAAATATACGCTGTAGAAGTAAGCGACACCCATTAATACCATATTCATAATTGTCTTATTTGATTCGTTTGGCAATTCTTTTAAAATTTCATCTGCGTGTCCTTTAACATCGTGACCGAAAAATTCTATTGCTGAAGTGCCGTCTTTAGTAGCTTCTAATAAATGATCAAGCACATCGATCAATATCACTTCACTATCGTATTCATTTACTCTTAAATCCGTTCTTATGTATAATAAAAAATCCTCGTATACTTCTAAATCTTCTTCGTTTAATTGTTTTCTCTTAGTATTATTTTCATCTATCAATTGTTTAACTGGCTTAGTCATCATCTTTACTCCCTTTTAACAATTCATTAATCGGTTCTTTAATTTGATTCCATTCATGAATTACAATTTTTAATTCTTCTCGTCCTTTATCCGTTATATAATAATATTTTCTTTTCGGACCTTGTTCACTCGGTTTATATTCACTATATATAAACTCTTTATTTAACAACCTTAAAAGTATCGGATAAATTGTACCTTCACTTACTTCTAAAAATTGATATTCATTTAGTTTTTGTGAAAGCTCATAGCCATATACAGCTTGTGATTGAATGATAGACAATATACATGCATCCAACAGTCCCTTTCTCATTTGAGTACGTATTGACATGTTCATATCTCCTCGAAGATCAATTAGCTATTTTGTATTACAAAGTAGTTCGCATTCATATTATTAAAATAAAAAGATTTTGTCAAATCACCTTCCCTTTAAAACCATAAATATAAATTTAGTGATTAAATGTTAAGAAATTGTTATAATTCTTTAATGAGACTAGTTTAAGGTAGGAGACAGATATGGCATTTCTCGTTACAATTAATATCATACTGTGTGTCGTCTTAATGTCATATAATTTTGTCGTTATGAATAAGAAAAAGCGTATCAATCATTACGCACTTTCTATATCCATTGCTTTGAATGGTTTAGTTTCCTTTATAATTATTAAAGAGATCAACTTCATCACGATAGCAGTAATGATAATATTAATTATATGGGCATTTTTACATACATGGATTCAAATCAAATACGCTCCAAACTATATAGAAAGTCAATTTTTTGTTCTGTACATTATCACGATTGTTTTTAGCATGTCTTTAAACGTTGTGTATTTAGACAGCAAACTTTCTGTTTATCAATCTGTACCTTATTTAGGTGTCAGTTTATTTATATTCGGACAAATTATTGCTTACCTTTCACTTTTTACCCAACCAGTAGAATCTGAAGGAAAAAGATTAGCTAAAATTTACCAAAAAGGTATATATAGATATTTTATTCATCCACGTTTAATAGGAGAAGTTCTAACAATTTTATCGCTAATATGTATGGTAATACTTACACCACATTGGTTCTTATTAGTACCAGTATTCCTTATATATGTCCTATTAATCTTTTGGCAAAAGTTATTCAAAACATCTTATTATGTTTCTCCTTAAAAATAATGGGTATTTATTATATGAGATAGAAATATAATAAGGAGGTACACTCAATGGGCTTTATATTAATGTTAATAGTAGGCGGTCTGATTGGTTGGCTTGCAGGTGTTATATTAGGAAAAGACGTTCCTGGCGGCATTATAGGTAACATTATTGCCGGTTTAATAGGTTCTGCAATTGGTGGATCATTACTTGGAGATTTAGGTCCAGTATGGGGTGGAGTAGCAATTATACCAGCACTTATTGGTTCAATTATATTGATACTCGTACTATCATTCATCTTAAAATTAATCAGAAAATAAGACGGTTATAAATAAAAGTAATTAAAAAAAGTCTGGGACGTTAATGTCCCAGGCTTTTTTAGTTTGTAGATTAACATAACCGATTAAAACTCGCTTGCCTAGGGTACAGTCTCAGCCTGTAGTCTTCGACTTGTACTATTCCCTCAGGCGTCTCGTTTTTAATCGGGTTTTTATGCTCTAACTAGCAAGAAATATAAAACAAGCTAGTTAGAATTTGTAACTTGCAAGAATTTGAAAACAAGCTAGTTAGCGCAAAAAAACTGCCAACAATTTCATTTTAAGTGACTTTGTCGACAGTCTGAGGACACTTTTGGAAAAGTGTCCTTTTTTAATATAAATATATTGATCCTATCATTAATACAAAGAGTGAATTTGCTATTTCTATCATTCCGATGTGCATCATTTTAATTTTTCTGCCGTATAATAAAATTGCTCTAACTAGACTTGGTATATACATTACCATAATAATTGGATGAATAGCTAGACCTATTAACACAATACAAACATGGTAAATCCACGAACTCCATTTATATGTTTTAGACTTTTTCTCTCTGATCATTGTTTTTACATATAAAATCGTACCAAAGAAATAAATAAAACTTAACAAAAATACGGTTAACCATAATTGTATATGCGTAATAGACGTATTTATAACGACGCTAATAACACCGAATAAGCAAAAGATGAGTACGGCAATGATATCATTTGTTAATGCTCTCTCGTTATTGTGCTTTGCGTAATAAGCGTTAACGCATGATAAAGGTATCATAATTAAAAATATATATATCGTTTCATGTTTATATAAAACAATTGTTAAAAATGATAAAACTAGAGCGACGAGAAATATTGAAGCTGTATATAAATATCCAATATCTTTCTTTCTCTTTTTCAAATAGAAAAATACTTGATCGCTCATAAAATACGCGGATAGCACACCGATATAAAGTAATAAATGTAGAAATGAAAATCCACTTACTGCAATGCCAAATGCAATGGGTATGATAATCATTGACCAAACACCATGTTGATTAGGTTTTTTAAATTTAAACATAAATATACCTCCACATCTCTATTTTACTAAAAGATATATTTCATATACATCTTATTTCAAACAAATATGTGAAGGTTTTTAATTTACTTCATATCTCCAATTTTAACATCATCAGGATCTCTAAATTGTCTTTCATTAGCGTTCAATCCATCTATTACTTTGATGTCTTCATCACTTAATTCAAAATCAAATACATCGAAGTTTTCTTTAATTCTATTGTCATTTTGAGATTTTGGAATAACAAGTCTACCTTGTTGTAAATGCCATTTGATGATGACTTGTGCTACGGTTTTATTATATTTATCTGCAATGCCAACTAACACTTCATTATTCAACCAATCTCCACCTCTCATCAGTGGACTCCAAGCCATTACTTTAATACCTTTACTTTCACAGTATTGTTGAAGTTCTTTTTGGTTGAACAATGGATGAAATTCAATTTGATTAACTGCAGGTACAATATCTGTATGCTTAATTAAAGTTTCTAAATGATGTTCTTTAAAATTACATACGCCAATTGCTTTTATTTTTCCATCTTTATAAAGCTTTTCTAACGCTTTGTATGTTTCAATAAATAATTCATCTTCAGGACATGGCCAATGAATTAAATACATATCTATATATGTAAGTTCTAAATTATTTAATGATTCTTCAAATGCTTTAAGTGTTTGATCATACCCTTGAAAATCATTCCATAATTTTGTCGTAATAAACAGTTCTTCACGATCAATATCAATTGATTTCAAAGCTTTACCTAATGCTTTTTCATTTTTGTAAAACCATGCAGTATCAATCGCTCTATATCCAGCTTCAATCGCCGTTTTAACGACTCTTTCAACATCTGCATCTTCTATTTTATAAACACCTAATCCTAATTCTGGTATTTCAACGTCATTATTTAATTTGACCATTTTAAAGTCTCCTTTTAGTTAGATTCCATACGCTCTCTTTTCGGCGTATAACCTAGTGATTGTATGAGTAATTCAAATTCATCTTTCGTTAAATCTCGCCATTCTCCATACTTTAAGTTGTCTAAAGTAACATTCATAATCCGAATGCGTTTTAATTTCCTCACGTCATAGCCTAATGCTTCACACATTCTTCTAATTTGACGATTCAAACCTTGCGTTAACACAATTTTAAACGTTCTATCATTTACTTGTTCTACTTTAGCAGGTAAAGTCATTTGGTCTAATATTTTCACACCGTTAGACATTTCTTTAATAAAATCTTTAGTTATTGGCTTATCAACTGATACTATGTACTCTTTTTCATGTTCATTTTCAGCTCTTAAAATTTCATTAACAATATCACCATCGCTCGTTAGCAGCAATAAACCTTCAGAATCTTTATCCAATCTTCCGATATGAAAAATTCTTTCATGATGATTTACATAATCTACTACATTACCTTTAACATGCCTCTCAGTCGTAGAAGTAACACCACGAGGCTTATTTAATGCGATATACACATAACCTTTATCGATCGTAATCACTTCATCATCGACTTTTACAATGTCTGACGCTTCAACTTGTGAACCTAAAGTAGCCAGTTCGTCATTTATCTTTACGCGATTTGCGCTAATCCATTTATCCGCACCACGTCTAGAACAAACGCCAGCTTCACTTAGAAATTTATTAATTCTCATACATATGTGTTCCTCTCATTTTCTAACTTATGTATATACTATTTTACATGATGCATCGCAATTAACAAAATAGTATACAAAAACAGACTGGGATCATGACATTTATGTCCCAGTCTGTTTTAATTTGTAGATAAACTTAACCGATTAAAAACTCGCTTGCCTAGGGTACAGTCTCAGCCTGTAGTCTTCGACTCGTACTAAACGCTTAGGCGTCTCCTTTTTAATCGGTTTTTGTGTTCTAACATGAAAGACTGAGAAAACAATCCCGTTAGAGCAAAAAATGAGAAAATAAAAAAGTAGCGAAGATTATCTACCGTCGTAGATTTCTTCACTACTAAACTTAGTATGTTTTCAATTTATATTGATTTGATATTAATCTTCGTCATCTTCGTCATCAAAGAAGTTCTTACGTTCTTTAATAAACTCTTTATGCAACGCTACTGTTTTA encodes the following:
- a CDS encoding PadR family transcriptional regulator, which gives rise to MSIRTQMRKGLLDACILSIIQSQAVYGYELSQKLNEYQFLEVSEGTIYPILLRLLNKEFIYSEYKPSEQGPKRKYYYITDKGREELKIVIHEWNQIKEPINELLKGSKDDD
- a CDS encoding GlsB/YeaQ/YmgE family stress response membrane protein yields the protein MGFILMLIVGGLIGWLAGVILGKDVPGGIIGNIIAGLIGSAIGGSLLGDLGPVWGGVAIIPALIGSIILILVLSFILKLIRK
- a CDS encoding pseudouridine synthase, whose protein sequence is MRINKFLSEAGVCSRRGADKWISANRVKINDELATLGSQVEASDIVKVDDEVITIDKGYVYIALNKPRGVTSTTERHVKGNVVDYVNHHERIFHIGRLDKDSEGLLLLTSDGDIVNEILRAENEHEKEYIVSVDKPITKDFIKEMSNGVKILDQMTLPAKVEQVNDRTFKIVLTQGLNRQIRRMCEALGYDVRKLKRIRIMNVTLDNLKYGEWRDLTKDEFELLIQSLGYTPKRERMESN
- a CDS encoding YwiC-like family protein gives rise to the protein MFKFKKPNQHGVWSMIIIPIAFGIAVSGFSFLHLLLYIGVLSAYFMSDQVFFYLKKRKKDIGYLYTASIFLVALVLSFLTIVLYKHETIYIFLIMIPLSCVNAYYAKHNNERALTNDIIAVLIFCLFGVISVVINTSITHIQLWLTVFLLSFIYFFGTILYVKTMIREKKSKTYKWSSWIYHVCIVLIGLAIHPIIMVMYIPSLVRAILLYGRKIKMMHIGMIEIANSLFVLMIGSIYLY
- a CDS encoding aldo/keto reductase, with the protein product MVKLNNDVEIPELGLGVYKIEDADVERVVKTAIEAGYRAIDTAWFYKNEKALGKALKSIDIDREELFITTKLWNDFQGYDQTLKAFEESLNNLELTYIDMYLIHWPCPEDELFIETYKALEKLYKDGKIKAIGVCNFKEHHLETLIKHTDIVPAVNQIEFHPLFNQKELQQYCESKGIKVMAWSPLMRGGDWLNNEVLVGIADKYNKTVAQVIIKWHLQQGRLVIPKSQNDNRIKENFDVFDFELSDEDIKVIDGLNANERQFRDPDDVKIGDMK
- a CDS encoding DUF1129 domain-containing protein yields the protein MTKPVKQLIDENNTKRKQLNEEDLEVYEDFLLYIRTDLRVNEYDSEVILIDVLDHLLEATKDGTSAIEFFGHDVKGHADEILKELPNESNKTIMNMVLMGVAYFYSVYFIISGIVGIFVDSKTSILSMVSLLILMPIGGYFIVKALFKIIQRYIFDKSKNKQFKEMVYAGIVVGIIPAILFLLPNLLFKNMTLVYIPWWIYLIVGIAIYALYKMTKKKKI
- a CDS encoding DUF1295 domain-containing protein → MAFLVTINIILCVVLMSYNFVVMNKKKRINHYALSISIALNGLVSFIIIKEINFITIAVMIILIIWAFLHTWIQIKYAPNYIESQFFVLYIITIVFSMSLNVVYLDSKLSVYQSVPYLGVSLFIFGQIIAYLSLFTQPVESEGKRLAKIYQKGIYRYFIHPRLIGEVLTILSLICMVILTPHWFLLVPVFLIYVLLIFWQKLFKTSYYVSP